From Deinococcus taeanensis, one genomic window encodes:
- a CDS encoding acyl-CoA dehydrogenase → MAPFLNRRDLTFQLFEVLPTADLPQRPRFAEHSREVYEDVLNLAYSVADRYFANHAREVDLNEPHVQGGRVVLPAAVGEAMRAFRDAGFFAAHHDEELGGLQLPWVVMQAVQAHFQAANVSSSGYPFLTIGNANLQRVFASAEQQRRFMLPLLEGRWFGTMALSEPQAGSGLADITTTATPRGDGTYAITGTKMWISGGEHELSENIVHLVLARIAGGPAGVKGISLFLVPRYRVDEDGSVGESNHVVLAGLNHKMGYRGTTNTLLNFGEGGETTGELVGEPGRGLAQMFHMMNEARIGVGMGAVMLGTAGYLASLEYARERRQGRPASNKDPLAPPVPIIAHADVRRMLLRQKAIVEGGLALGLYASMLVDDQHTGPEAGRADAGLLLDLLTPIVKSWPSRYSQDALSDAIQVMGGAGYTRDFPVEMYYRDNRLNPIHEGTEGIQGNDLLGRKVTQAGGRGLELLLARIQADLQASEALGGLDEIRAALGTAVRQSGAALQAILTRAPDLGPDLFLANANSALEMLGHTVIGWMWLRQATVAARALPGARGDDPAFYRGKLHAARFFATHELPKVRAHAELLASADRTTLDMQPDWF, encoded by the coding sequence ATGGCCCCCTTCCTGAACCGCCGCGACCTGACCTTTCAACTGTTCGAGGTGCTGCCCACCGCGGACCTTCCCCAGCGCCCACGTTTCGCCGAGCACAGCCGCGAGGTCTACGAGGACGTCCTGAACCTCGCGTACAGCGTCGCCGACCGGTATTTCGCCAACCACGCCCGTGAGGTGGACCTGAACGAACCGCACGTGCAGGGCGGCCGGGTGGTGCTGCCTGCCGCGGTGGGGGAAGCGATGCGCGCCTTCCGGGACGCCGGGTTCTTCGCCGCGCACCACGACGAGGAACTGGGCGGCCTGCAACTGCCCTGGGTGGTCATGCAGGCCGTGCAGGCCCACTTCCAGGCGGCGAACGTGAGCTCCAGCGGCTACCCGTTTCTTACCATCGGGAACGCGAACCTTCAGCGGGTGTTCGCCTCTGCGGAGCAGCAGCGCCGCTTCATGCTGCCGCTGCTTGAAGGCCGCTGGTTCGGCACCATGGCCCTCAGCGAACCGCAGGCCGGGTCCGGCCTGGCAGACATCACCACCACCGCCACACCCCGGGGTGACGGCACGTACGCCATTACCGGCACGAAAATGTGGATCTCAGGCGGCGAACACGAACTCAGCGAGAACATCGTGCATCTCGTTCTGGCCCGCATTGCCGGCGGACCGGCCGGCGTAAAGGGCATCAGCCTGTTCCTGGTGCCCCGCTACCGCGTGGACGAAGACGGCAGTGTGGGTGAGAGCAACCACGTGGTTCTGGCCGGCCTGAACCACAAGATGGGGTACCGCGGCACCACGAACACCCTCCTGAACTTCGGGGAAGGCGGCGAAACCACCGGAGAACTGGTGGGCGAACCAGGGCGGGGCCTCGCGCAGATGTTCCACATGATGAACGAAGCCCGCATCGGGGTGGGCATGGGCGCCGTGATGCTCGGCACCGCCGGGTACCTCGCCAGCCTGGAGTACGCCCGGGAACGCCGTCAGGGCCGACCCGCCAGCAACAAGGACCCGCTCGCGCCGCCCGTGCCGATCATCGCTCACGCCGACGTGCGCCGGATGCTGCTGCGGCAGAAGGCCATCGTGGAGGGCGGACTGGCGCTGGGCCTGTACGCCTCCATGCTCGTGGACGACCAGCACACTGGCCCCGAAGCCGGGCGCGCCGACGCGGGCCTGCTCCTCGACCTGCTGACCCCGATCGTGAAAAGCTGGCCCAGCCGCTACAGCCAGGACGCCCTGAGCGACGCCATTCAGGTGATGGGCGGCGCCGGGTACACCCGCGACTTTCCCGTCGAGATGTACTACCGCGACAACCGCCTCAATCCCATTCACGAGGGCACCGAGGGTATTCAGGGCAACGACCTGCTGGGCCGCAAGGTCACGCAGGCCGGTGGACGCGGCCTTGAGCTCCTGCTGGCCCGCATCCAGGCCGACCTTCAGGCGAGTGAGGCCCTAGGCGGCCTGGACGAGATTCGCGCCGCGCTGGGCACGGCCGTCCGCCAGTCCGGCGCGGCCCTGCAGGCCATCCTGACCCGCGCGCCGGACCTGGGCCCGGACCTGTTCCTGGCCAACGCGAACAGCGCCCTGGAGATGCTGGGGCACACCGTGATCGGCTGGATGTGGCTGCGTCAGGCGACCGTCGCCGCGCGCGCACTGCCCGGCGCGCGCGGCGACGACCCGGCCTTCTACCGCGGCAAGCTGCACGCCGCGCGGTTCTTCGCCACGCACGAACTCCCGAAGGTCCGCGCGCACGCCGAGCTGCTGGCCAGCGCAGACCGCACCACCCTGGACATGCAGCCGGACTGGTTCTGA